The following proteins are encoded in a genomic region of Streptomyces lunaelactis:
- a CDS encoding histidine phosphatase family protein: MTGTATRYLHLVRHGEASPDESGLTEGGRQQAILLGQRLQSIPFAAVHHGPLPRAEQTARLIGDQLKNVPLHLSEAAGDYVPYMPERDELPTESADFFLRFLDGATAEEREHGPALARQALDLFTGPVDGEEDRHELIVTHNFLVAWLVRDAMHAPKWRWLGLNHGNAALTVIRYAPGRPASVLFSNDMLHLPAELRWTGFPPEFHI; encoded by the coding sequence ATGACCGGCACAGCCACCCGATACCTTCATCTCGTCCGGCACGGCGAGGCATCACCGGATGAGAGCGGGCTGACGGAGGGCGGCCGCCAGCAGGCCATACTGCTCGGCCAACGCCTCCAAAGCATCCCCTTCGCGGCCGTTCACCACGGCCCGCTGCCCCGGGCAGAGCAGACCGCGCGCCTGATCGGGGACCAGCTGAAGAACGTTCCTCTGCACCTCTCGGAAGCTGCGGGTGACTACGTCCCCTACATGCCAGAAAGAGACGAACTCCCGACAGAATCCGCAGACTTCTTCCTCCGTTTCCTCGACGGTGCCACGGCCGAAGAGCGGGAGCACGGACCCGCGCTGGCCCGCCAGGCGCTGGACCTGTTCACCGGGCCGGTGGACGGCGAAGAGGACCGGCACGAACTGATCGTCACCCACAACTTCCTGGTCGCCTGGCTCGTCCGGGACGCCATGCATGCGCCGAAGTGGCGATGGCTCGGCCTCAACCACGGCAACGCAGCCCTGACGGTCATCCGATACGCGCCCGGCCGACCAGCCTCCGTCCTCTTCTCCAACGACATGCTGCATCTGCCCGCAGAGCTGCGCTGGACCGGCTTCCCGCCCGAGTTCCACATCTGA
- a CDS encoding transposase: MPRDVREWLPPEHLCWKVLDVVELLDLSAFENSYRDDGRGGVAYPPASLIALLLYCYSKGVRSSRRIEQACWDDVGCRIITANRRVDHSTVARFVRRHRAALNSLFVQVLSLCGRRGLVDLSAVAVDGSPMEANASRDANQRLQRLEETISQCGKEIHALMEDVVDHALSVEADGSAAQGDGEDTCDNWPRLSRLCDRLTRAHVARDRLHERAMPSPTEIRIKVEAAERMVARAEKRLAAETEAHQEKLKKYELRVREDRAAGRRGANGRPPVPMEHKTVLVRQRTRLVKMRAWLERARTPRPAPSPESRACLSDPDSRLIPGKRGGYLQGYNIQIVCARRQFLLAIEAHDNPSDRTALTPMVKKTQHNHQAARLPGDIQLWLADSGYASAASFEALADLPLLVSVTSDADQAGFPAKRQQAPAGQQDMAARLATSTGRAQYRQRSALVEPGFAQIFQRFGRHLNYRGRQAVDAEIKLLGTVHNLNKLINHTPKKHS, translated from the coding sequence ATGCCGCGGGATGTGCGGGAGTGGCTGCCGCCCGAGCATCTGTGCTGGAAGGTGCTCGACGTCGTCGAGCTACTTGACCTATCGGCGTTCGAGAACAGCTACCGTGACGACGGGCGGGGTGGGGTGGCCTACCCTCCCGCGAGCCTGATTGCGTTGCTCCTTTACTGCTACAGCAAGGGAGTGCGTTCCTCCCGTCGTATCGAGCAGGCTTGCTGGGACGACGTGGGCTGCCGAATCATCACCGCGAACCGCCGAGTGGACCACTCCACCGTCGCGCGGTTCGTACGACGCCACCGTGCCGCCTTGAACTCGCTGTTCGTGCAGGTGTTGTCGCTGTGCGGCCGACGTGGCCTGGTCGATCTTTCGGCGGTGGCCGTGGACGGCTCACCGATGGAGGCGAACGCCTCACGCGACGCCAACCAGCGGCTCCAGCGCCTGGAGGAGACCATCTCCCAGTGCGGGAAAGAGATCCACGCGCTGATGGAGGATGTCGTCGACCACGCGCTGAGCGTCGAGGCCGATGGCTCGGCAGCACAGGGCGATGGCGAGGACACGTGCGACAACTGGCCTCGCCTGTCCCGGCTGTGCGACCGGCTCACCCGGGCCCACGTGGCCAGGGACAGACTGCATGAACGGGCTATGCCTTCACCCACCGAGATCCGGATCAAGGTCGAAGCCGCCGAGCGGATGGTGGCCCGCGCGGAGAAGCGCCTGGCCGCCGAGACCGAGGCTCACCAGGAGAAGCTGAAGAAGTACGAGCTCCGCGTCCGAGAGGACCGGGCGGCAGGACGTCGTGGAGCGAACGGACGGCCGCCGGTCCCGATGGAGCACAAGACCGTCCTCGTTCGCCAGCGAACGCGACTGGTGAAGATGCGGGCCTGGCTGGAGCGGGCCCGCACACCCCGACCAGCCCCCTCTCCGGAGTCCCGTGCCTGCCTGAGCGATCCCGACTCCCGGCTGATTCCCGGCAAACGCGGCGGCTACCTGCAGGGATACAACATCCAGATCGTGTGCGCCCGCCGTCAATTCTTGCTGGCGATCGAAGCGCACGACAATCCCTCGGACAGGACGGCCCTCACTCCGATGGTGAAGAAGACCCAGCACAATCACCAGGCCGCACGGCTCCCCGGCGACATCCAACTCTGGCTCGCCGACAGCGGGTACGCTTCCGCCGCGTCCTTCGAGGCCCTCGCCGACCTCCCGCTACTGGTCTCGGTCACCAGCGATGCCGACCAGGCAGGCTTTCCCGCGAAACGTCAGCAGGCCCCTGCCGGCCAGCAGGACATGGCGGCCCGCCTCGCCACCTCAACAGGACGGGCCCAGTACCGTCAACGCAGTGCCCTGGTCGAGCCGGGATTCGCCCAGATCTTCCAACGCTTCGGACGACACCTCAACTACCGCGGCCGCCAGGCGGTGGACGCCGAGATCAAGCTCCTCGGCACGGTGCACAACCTCAACAAGCTCATCAACCACACGCCCAAGAAGCACTCTTGA